CGCGCCGCCCACGCCAGCACGGCGGGCGTCACAACCATGACGCCCATGCCGTCGCCGAACCACCACGTCCGCCACGTCTCGGCGACCTGGTCGCTGACGCCGGTGATCCAGAGTCCCCATGCGCCGAGCGCGGCGTTGATCGCGGGACTGATCACCATCGCGATGCCGACGAAGCCGACGAGCCATTGAGGGGAGCAGCGCGGGACGCGCCGGGGCAGCAGTGTCCGGATGAGCGTCGCACTGAGGAGCGCCTCGAGGAGATTGCCCACGTTGGCGATCGGGTACCAGACGCGGCCGTCGGCGTACATGGTTTCGAACCCGCCGCCGGTGGCGAAGGCCGCGGTCAGTTCGGTGAAGAATCCGACGCCCGCAACCCACCACCAGCAGCGGGTCGGCGCGAGCAGCAGTGCGGCGAGAAAGACGCCGCTGGGCAGCCAGAGCGTCGAGACGGTGGAGGGGCCGTCGTAATGGAGACGGATGCCGACCAGGAATGCGATGACGTGCGCGACGACGAATGCTCCGGCGAAGAGCATGCGGGACCGCTTCGTATCGAGCGGGAACGCAATATCAGGTTGGACGTCATGGGCGTCATCCATGCGGTCCGCCCTTTATGTGTGCACCGGCGACGCATCAAAGGCTACGTCAGTGCGCGTCCTCGCCGCAAGCGCGGCGTCACTTTCGTGGCGGACATTCCGCCAAGGGGTCGGGGGCGATGAGGTCCACCCGGCGGTCGCAGTCCTCGGGTCTGAGGTGAAGGTGGTCATCGACGAAGCGGACGCGATCGGGACGGGTTTCGGGCGCTGCCGGTGAAGAGGACGGCGCCCTGGAGCGGCGGGTTCGTTCGCCTCAGCGCAGTTCGACGGACCAGTACGCGTTGTCGAGGAAGGTCTTCCACGACTGGTACTTTTCGTTTCCGAGCCTGAGGGAGATGAGCGGATTGCGTTTGGGGCAGACGGGTTTCTTGCGCAGTTTCATGCGGGCCTGGTCCGGCGTGCGTCCGCCCTTGCGTGCGTTGCAGCGGACGCATGAGCAGACGAGGTTCTCCCAGGTGTCGCGTCCGCCCTGCGATCTCGGGATGACGTGATCGATGGAGAGTTCGCTCGTCGGGAAGTGGTTGCCGCAGTACTGGCAGCGGTTTCGGTCGCGCGCGAACAGATTGCGTCGATTGAGTTTGACGCGTTGCGCGGGGAGTCGGTCGTAGGAGACGAGTCGGATGACCTTGGGGACGGCGAGGTCGAGTCGCACGGTGCGTACCCAGTCGTGTCGTTCGGGTTCGAACGTGCGTTGCAGTTCGCTGATCTCGGTCCACGAGTTGAAGTCGTAGCTGAGATACTGTCCCTGATCGACGTGAATGACTTCCGCCTGATCGCGGATCAGCATGCAGAAGGCTCGTCGTGCGGAGACGATGCGAACGGCCATGTAGAGTTTGTTGAGGACGAGGACTTTGGCGTCGAGGCCGGACATGACGGCCGCGGCCGCCTCGACGCCGCTCGCTGGCTCGGCGATGTCGGCGATATCCCCCGGCAGTTCACCCGCCGCTGAAACACGCTTTCTTCTGTCTTGCCGCGAGGCCATGGTCATCTCCGCCGCGCCGACGGCGCGTTTCGAGGACTTCGCGAACACCATACGCACAAAGCGGGC
The genomic region above belongs to Pyruvatibacter sp. and contains:
- a CDS encoding HNH endonuclease; protein product: MASRQDRRKRVSAAGELPGDIADIAEPASGVEAAAAVMSGLDAKVLVLNKLYMAVRIVSARRAFCMLIRDQAEVIHVDQGQYLSYDFNSWTEISELQRTFEPERHDWVRTVRLDLAVPKVIRLVSYDRLPAQRVKLNRRNLFARDRNRCQYCGNHFPTSELSIDHVIPRSQGGRDTWENLVCSCVRCNARKGGRTPDQARMKLRKKPVCPKRNPLISLRLGNEKYQSWKTFLDNAYWSVELR